The proteins below come from a single Parazoarcus communis genomic window:
- a CDS encoding M24 family metallopeptidase: MSTLASTVQDSRIGAGSRRRIGGSEPTDRPGGDAAGVLNMHALGPGAEAVGEWDKAGLAAPDLAAMRRYRLERVRQQLRQADYAGIVLYDPVNVRYATDSTNMQVWLLHNASRYVFVPADGPVVLWEFDHCDFLSGHTDSIDEIRPCVPWFYFCAGDRIPEQAERWADEIAALVHQHGGGNTRLAIDHCNPEGISALARRGVGVHNGEAIMERAREIKSGDELLAMRRAIHACETGMTVMREHLRPGISEQRLWSYLHAENIARGGEWIETRLLASGPRSNPWYQECSSRIIENGDLVAFDTDLVGAYGICVDTSRTWLCGDMAPTTAQRDIYSRAYEQIRFNTELLRPGVSYHDLTHKAMRYPAEDFRHYTCLYHGVGLCDEAPIIYFPEAWQSFGYDGVLEPGMVLCVESFLGRTAGGPGVKLEEQVLITETGHEVLTRYPFEEQLLR, translated from the coding sequence ATGAGCACACTGGCATCGACTGTTCAGGATTCGAGAATCGGTGCCGGGAGCCGGCGCCGGATCGGAGGATCTGAACCAACAGATCGTCCGGGCGGCGACGCTGCTGGCGTACTCAATATGCACGCCCTTGGACCAGGCGCCGAAGCCGTCGGCGAGTGGGACAAGGCAGGGCTGGCAGCACCCGATCTTGCCGCAATGAGGAGATACAGGCTGGAGCGGGTGCGGCAGCAACTACGCCAGGCTGACTACGCCGGCATCGTGCTCTACGACCCGGTTAACGTTCGCTATGCAACTGACAGCACCAACATGCAGGTGTGGCTGTTGCACAACGCCAGTCGCTACGTATTCGTTCCCGCAGACGGACCCGTGGTGCTGTGGGAATTCGACCACTGCGACTTCCTCAGCGGTCACACAGACTCGATAGACGAGATCCGCCCCTGCGTACCGTGGTTCTATTTCTGTGCGGGTGATCGCATACCTGAGCAGGCCGAACGCTGGGCAGATGAAATCGCTGCACTGGTGCATCAGCACGGAGGCGGAAATACCCGGCTCGCGATTGATCACTGCAACCCGGAAGGCATTTCCGCCCTCGCCCGCAGGGGCGTTGGCGTGCATAACGGTGAGGCGATCATGGAGCGCGCTCGAGAGATCAAGAGTGGCGACGAGCTGCTTGCGATGCGTCGCGCCATCCATGCGTGCGAAACGGGCATGACAGTCATGCGCGAGCATCTGCGCCCCGGAATCTCGGAGCAGCGGCTGTGGAGCTACCTTCATGCCGAGAACATCGCCAGAGGTGGCGAATGGATCGAGACCCGTCTGCTCGCCTCAGGTCCGCGCAGCAACCCCTGGTATCAGGAATGCAGCAGCCGCATCATCGAAAACGGTGATCTTGTTGCTTTCGACACCGATCTCGTCGGTGCCTATGGCATCTGCGTGGACACTTCGCGCACCTGGCTGTGCGGCGACATGGCGCCCACAACCGCGCAGCGCGACATCTACAGCCGAGCCTATGAGCAGATCCGCTTCAACACCGAATTACTGCGTCCCGGTGTGAGCTACCACGACCTGACGCACAAGGCGATGCGTTATCCGGCTGAGGACTTTCGTCATTACACCTGCCTCTATCATGGGGTCGGTCTGTGTGACGAGGCACCCATCATCTACTTCCCCGAGGCCTGGCAGTCCTTTGGTTACGACGGCGTGCTCGAACCGGGCATGGTGCTGTGTGTCGAGAGCTTTCTGGGAAGGACTGCAGGCGGCCCCGGCGTAAAGCTGGAGGAGCAGGTATTGATTACAGAAACCGGGCACGAGGTGCTTACCAGATATCCATTCGAGGAGCAGTTGTTGCGATAG
- a CDS encoding CBU_0592 family membrane protein, translated as MNLPDVVGLIGVICYQIAYAGLQLGRFSQRDARYIGLNILGPGCLLFSLFFYFNLASFVTQVLWMCLTILGLAKIWGERRKPAAGSPPSSLVTVPAAGVSENIRGVPSTRPSTKRSKRKTVRSRGRRQISTARSHSR; from the coding sequence ATGAACCTCCCTGACGTGGTTGGACTCATCGGCGTCATCTGTTATCAAATTGCCTATGCAGGCCTGCAACTCGGTCGCTTCAGCCAGCGCGACGCAAGATACATCGGGCTCAATATTCTTGGCCCCGGCTGCCTGCTGTTCTCGCTCTTCTTCTATTTCAACCTCGCATCCTTTGTCACCCAGGTACTGTGGATGTGCCTGACCATCCTCGGCCTTGCGAAGATCTGGGGGGAGCGTAGAAAGCCGGCAGCCGGCAGTCCGCCGAGCTCACTGGTCACCGTGCCTGCTGCGGGCGTGAGCGAGAACATTAGAGGAGTCCCCAGCACCCGCCCGTCAACAAAACGGTCAAAACGAAAAACCGTTCGATCAAGGGGAAGACGTCAAATCTCCACCGCCCGTTCTCACTCCAGATAA
- a CDS encoding sodium:solute symporter family protein, whose translation MSAFSRQLRRYYGWYTGTFLFFVVMLAIGEQLGLSQHLIGHVFLFVTIAIYASIGVMSRTTDVSEYYVAGRRVPAVFNGMATAADWMSAASYIGLAGTLYFSGFEGLAFVTGWTGGFVLVALLLAPYLRKFGQYTIPDFLGARYQGNVARLVGLGATVLASFVYLVAQIYGVGLVTSRFVSVEFEIGLFIGLAGILVCSFLGGMRAVTWTQVAQYVILIIAYLVPVVILSYKLTGVPVPQIMYGTVLSQVTEREAELLVDPGEVEARKQYRYRSQDYASKIADLPGSLDAERRSLIERLNIMRLENASAREIAATERSLRDLPRTPEEARVQWNKAQAESLERSRAPPRHADAHPGRTPQERTASRNNFLALVFVLMVGTAALPHILMRYYTTPGVVEARRSVFWSLFFIFLLYVTAPAYAVFAKWEVYNNVIGSSLSILPDWVASWGKVGLVHIEDINGDGILQLAELTMNTDVIMLATPEIAGLPYVVTGLVAAGGLAAALSTADGLLLTISNALSHDLYYKVINPAASTHRRLVISKSQLLVVAVVAAWVASLRPDNILFMVGLAFSIGAASFFPALVLGIFWKRANRPGAVAGMLIGLGVTLYYVVRTHPFFGGSMANAWFEINPISAGVFGVPLGFAVIVIVSLLTPPPPKEIQDLVDYVRYPQLPNPDTSEGRA comes from the coding sequence TTGAGCGCCTTTTCCCGACAGCTTCGTCGCTATTACGGCTGGTACACAGGCACCTTCCTGTTCTTCGTGGTGATGCTCGCCATCGGTGAACAGCTGGGCCTGTCGCAACACCTGATCGGCCACGTCTTTCTGTTCGTCACCATCGCCATCTACGCCAGCATCGGCGTGATGAGCCGCACCACCGACGTGTCGGAGTATTACGTCGCGGGGCGGCGCGTGCCGGCCGTGTTCAATGGCATGGCGACCGCGGCGGACTGGATGAGTGCCGCGTCCTACATCGGTCTGGCGGGCACGCTCTACTTTTCCGGCTTCGAGGGGCTGGCCTTCGTCACCGGCTGGACCGGCGGCTTCGTGCTGGTGGCCCTGCTGCTCGCGCCCTATCTGCGCAAGTTCGGCCAATACACGATTCCCGACTTTCTCGGCGCGCGCTACCAGGGCAACGTCGCCCGCCTCGTGGGGCTCGGCGCCACCGTGCTTGCGAGCTTCGTCTACCTCGTGGCGCAGATCTACGGTGTGGGGCTGGTGACCAGTCGCTTCGTCAGCGTCGAGTTCGAGATCGGTCTGTTCATCGGCCTCGCCGGCATTCTGGTGTGTTCCTTCCTCGGCGGCATGCGGGCGGTGACCTGGACCCAGGTCGCACAGTACGTGATCCTGATCATTGCCTATCTGGTGCCCGTGGTCATTCTGTCCTACAAGCTCACCGGGGTTCCGGTGCCGCAGATCATGTACGGGACGGTGCTCAGTCAGGTGACGGAGCGTGAGGCCGAATTGCTCGTCGATCCGGGCGAAGTCGAGGCGCGTAAGCAGTATCGCTATCGATCGCAGGACTACGCGAGCAAGATTGCCGACCTGCCGGGTTCGCTCGATGCCGAGCGCCGTTCGCTGATCGAGCGTCTCAACATCATGCGGCTGGAGAACGCCTCGGCACGCGAGATTGCGGCAACCGAGCGCTCGCTGCGCGACCTGCCGCGAACGCCCGAAGAGGCGCGAGTGCAGTGGAACAAGGCACAGGCGGAATCGCTCGAACGTTCGCGTGCGCCACCTCGCCACGCAGACGCACACCCGGGAAGAACGCCGCAGGAGCGGACGGCCTCCCGCAACAACTTTCTCGCACTTGTCTTCGTGCTCATGGTCGGCACGGCGGCGCTGCCGCACATCCTGATGCGCTACTACACCACCCCTGGCGTGGTCGAGGCGCGGCGCTCGGTATTCTGGTCGTTGTTCTTCATCTTCCTCCTCTACGTCACCGCCCCGGCCTATGCGGTGTTTGCCAAGTGGGAGGTGTACAACAACGTCATCGGCTCGAGCCTTTCCATCCTGCCCGACTGGGTCGCATCCTGGGGCAAAGTGGGGCTCGTGCACATCGAAGACATCAACGGTGACGGCATCCTGCAACTCGCCGAGTTGACCATGAATACCGATGTGATCATGCTCGCCACCCCTGAGATCGCCGGCTTGCCCTACGTCGTCACCGGTCTGGTCGCCGCCGGCGGGCTCGCCGCCGCGCTATCGACTGCCGACGGCCTGCTGCTGACCATCTCCAACGCGCTGTCGCACGACCTGTACTACAAGGTCATCAACCCTGCCGCCTCAACCCACCGCCGGCTGGTGATTTCCAAGTCGCAACTGCTGGTGGTGGCCGTCGTGGCCGCATGGGTCGCGTCGCTGCGCCCGGACAACATCCTGTTCATGGTCGGCCTCGCGTTCTCGATCGGCGCCGCCTCCTTCTTCCCCGCCTTGGTGCTCGGCATCTTCTGGAAACGCGCAAACCGCCCCGGCGCGGTGGCAGGCATGCTGATCGGGCTTGGCGTCACCCTCTACTACGTCGTTCGCACCCACCCCTTCTTCGGCGGCTCGATGGCCAACGCCTGGTTCGAGATCAACCCGATCTCGGCCGGCGTATTCGGCGTACCGCTCGGTTTTGCGGTGATCGTCATCGTCAGCCTGCTGACCCCGCCCCCGCCGAAGGAGATCCAGGATCTGGTGGATTACGTGCGCTATCCGCAGTTGCCGAATCCGGATACTTCAGAAGGGCGCGCCTAG
- a CDS encoding 3'-5' exonuclease, producing the protein MSARMRFVLAVIVLGLLMTGPFILTAVLVWVETKGSQRDLLIQVIQPHLPLGSLLTIMGFGVGIGVLRNLFRQYVQGLLRMAENLRLMLGANVGFRVEPEGPPEVQALAVAVNELAQQRDNVTKDVETQIRNAKASVEQEKNRLAALMSELTQSVVVCNLDGRILLYNNRARLQFRAMSDAPGVAGGGELIGLGRSIYGVFERNLVSHALETINQRLHREGVQPVANFVTTTKAGQLLRVQMAPVLSATDPVEKEGEGEGEGEGEGAERVLTGFILMLDNITRTFENESRRDQMLHTLTEGNRAALANVRAAAEMLEYPDLQGELRERFRTVIRDETQAMSRRLDQTANEFADSLKARWPLEEMLGADLIAAVQRQIEQRISLRTKLEEVDDSLWLKVDSFSLMQALTYLASRLSDEFEVREVRFRLTAAGRHVHLDLIWSGQAMSTETVMSWELESMQFAGESSPLTVRDVIERHDGEMWLEREKVRHRAFFRLLIPAALPQEVVEAGTYLRGESRPEYYDFDLFKWSERSHALDDRLLTELAYTVFDTETTGLNPSQGDEIIQIGATRVLNGKLLRGESFEQLIDPCRPLSAESAKIHGISEDMLRGQPTVESVLPAFHAFAAETVLIAHNAAFDMRFLQLKEQLTGLRFDQPVLDTLLLSAVIHPNQESHRLEAIADRLGLTIIGRHTALGDAIVTAEVFLKLVPLLAEKGIRTLREAREAAEKTYYARIKY; encoded by the coding sequence ATGTCGGCACGCATGCGCTTCGTTCTGGCAGTCATCGTGCTCGGGCTGCTGATGACCGGCCCCTTCATCCTTACCGCAGTGCTGGTGTGGGTTGAAACCAAGGGCAGTCAGCGCGACCTGCTCATTCAGGTCATACAGCCGCACCTGCCGCTGGGGTCGCTGCTGACCATCATGGGGTTCGGCGTCGGCATTGGCGTGCTGCGCAACCTGTTCCGCCAGTACGTGCAGGGTCTGCTGCGCATGGCCGAGAACCTGCGCCTGATGCTCGGTGCCAACGTCGGCTTCCGTGTCGAGCCCGAGGGGCCGCCCGAAGTGCAGGCGCTGGCGGTGGCGGTCAATGAACTCGCGCAGCAGCGCGACAACGTCACGAAGGACGTCGAAACCCAGATCCGCAACGCCAAGGCCTCGGTCGAGCAGGAGAAAAACCGCCTCGCCGCACTGATGTCGGAGCTCACCCAGAGCGTGGTGGTGTGTAACCTCGACGGTCGCATCCTGCTCTACAACAACCGCGCAAGGCTCCAGTTCCGCGCCATGTCCGACGCGCCAGGCGTGGCCGGCGGTGGGGAGCTGATTGGTCTCGGACGTTCCATCTATGGTGTGTTCGAGCGCAATTTGGTGAGCCATGCGCTCGAGACCATCAACCAGCGCCTTCATCGTGAAGGCGTGCAACCGGTCGCCAACTTCGTGACCACGACGAAGGCAGGGCAGTTGCTGCGGGTGCAGATGGCGCCGGTGCTGTCCGCGACCGATCCGGTCGAGAAGGAAGGCGAGGGAGAAGGCGAGGGCGAGGGCGAGGGCGCAGAGCGCGTCCTGACCGGCTTCATCCTGATGCTTGATAACATCACTCGCACCTTCGAGAACGAATCTCGACGCGACCAGATGCTGCATACCCTGACCGAGGGCAATCGCGCGGCACTGGCCAATGTGCGCGCAGCCGCCGAGATGCTTGAGTATCCCGATCTGCAGGGCGAACTGCGCGAGCGCTTCCGTACCGTCATCCGCGACGAGACGCAGGCCATGAGCCGGCGCCTCGACCAGACGGCGAACGAATTCGCCGATTCGCTCAAGGCGCGCTGGCCGCTCGAAGAGATGCTCGGTGCCGACCTTATCGCGGCCGTCCAGCGTCAGATCGAACAGCGGATCAGTCTCCGTACCAAGCTCGAGGAGGTCGACGATTCGCTGTGGCTCAAGGTCGATAGCTTCTCGCTGATGCAGGCGCTCACCTATCTCGCAAGCCGGCTGTCGGACGAGTTCGAGGTGCGCGAGGTGCGTTTCCGCCTTACGGCTGCGGGGCGCCACGTTCACCTCGACCTGATCTGGTCGGGACAGGCAATGAGCACCGAAACGGTGATGAGCTGGGAACTCGAGTCCATGCAGTTCGCAGGCGAAAGCAGCCCGCTGACGGTGCGTGACGTCATCGAGCGCCACGATGGCGAGATGTGGCTCGAGCGCGAGAAGGTGCGCCATCGCGCCTTCTTCCGTCTCCTCATCCCGGCTGCATTGCCGCAGGAGGTGGTCGAGGCCGGGACTTACCTGCGCGGCGAAAGCCGCCCCGAGTACTACGACTTCGATCTGTTCAAATGGTCGGAGAGATCGCATGCGCTCGACGACCGTCTGCTCACCGAACTGGCCTACACGGTGTTCGATACCGAGACTACCGGCCTCAACCCCTCTCAGGGCGACGAGATCATCCAGATCGGCGCAACCCGCGTCCTCAATGGCAAACTGCTGCGCGGCGAATCGTTCGAGCAACTGATCGATCCGTGCCGGCCGCTGTCGGCCGAGTCGGCCAAAATCCACGGCATCTCCGAGGACATGCTGCGGGGGCAGCCCACGGTCGAGTCGGTTCTGCCGGCCTTCCATGCCTTTGCTGCAGAAACGGTGCTGATTGCCCACAACGCCGCTTTCGACATGCGCTTCCTGCAACTCAAGGAACAGCTCACCGGTTTGCGTTTCGATCAGCCGGTGCTCGACACCCTGCTGCTGTCGGCGGTGATTCACCCCAATCAGGAATCGCACCGCCTCGAAGCGATTGCAGACCGCCTTGGCCTCACCATCATCGGGCGCCACACCGCACTCGGCGATGCCATCGTGACCGCTGAGGTCTTCCTCAAGCTCGTTCCCCTGCTGGCGGAGAAGGGCATCCGAACCTTGCGCGAAGCACGTGAAGCGGCAGAGAAAACCTACTACGCGCGGATCAAGTATTGA
- a CDS encoding response regulator transcription factor — protein sequence MAKKILIADDEPNIVISLEFLMKREGFDVTVATDGEEAVNRIRGDRPDLVLLDVMMPKKSGFEVCQEIKADPELQSTRILMLTAKGRDTEVSKGLALGADAYMTKPFSTKELVERVRSMLEN from the coding sequence ATGGCCAAGAAAATACTGATTGCGGACGACGAGCCGAATATCGTGATCTCGCTCGAATTCCTGATGAAGCGGGAGGGCTTCGATGTCACTGTGGCGACGGACGGCGAGGAGGCGGTCAACCGCATTCGCGGCGACCGGCCTGATCTCGTGTTGCTCGACGTCATGATGCCCAAGAAGAGTGGCTTCGAGGTGTGCCAGGAGATCAAGGCAGACCCGGAGCTGCAATCCACCCGCATCCTGATGCTGACAGCAAAGGGGCGGGATACCGAAGTCAGCAAGGGGCTTGCGCTGGGGGCCGATGCCTACATGACCAAGCCTTTTTCCACCAAGGAGCTCGTGGAGCGCGTGCGCAGCATGTTGGAGAACTGA
- a CDS encoding sensor histidine kinase, whose product MLPGSVIIGASVGYLLVLFAVAYFGDRRADQGRSVISNPWVYSLSLAVYCTAWTYFGSVGRAASGGIWFLPIYLGPTLGLALSWLIVLKMIRIAKTNRITSIADFVASRYGKSHLLGGLVTVIAVVGTVPYIALQLKAISSGYALLTGDHDGNFRPLHLGGWLDDSTLYLALTLAAFTVLFGTRHLDTTERHEGMVAAIAFESVVKLLAFLAVGVYVTYFLYDGIGDIYARASAHPELLSLLSFDGVDKGGYGGWFSLMLLAMLSIIFLPRQFQIVVVENVNEQHLRRASWMFPAYLLAINIFVMPIALGGLLHFGRGVVDPDTFVLTLPMVTGQIELALLVFIGGLSAATGMVIVETIALSTMVCNDLVMPLLLRRTEVARNDGRDLTGLLLMIRRGAIVGVMLLGYLYFRLAGEAYALVSIGLISFAAVAQFAPAMLGGMYWRGGTRDGALAGLLAGFLVWGYTLMLPSFAKSGWLDMSLLAHGPFGIELLRPEQLFGLSELDSLSHALFWSLFANVGCYVAVSLLRSPTGAEASQATLFVDVFRRGLSTPASFWRTGAEVRELIPLVARFLGRHRTEEAFGRYARSHSLSSPDQLKADPELVNFAESLLAGAIGSASARVMVSTVVQEEPLGLDEVMDILDEASQVRAYSHQLEEKSRALEAATAELRAANEQLKEFDRLKDDFMSSVTHELRTPLTSIRALSEMMLDDPKTDLANRKRFLGIIVSETERLTRLVNQVLDLAKIESGHAEWHNSDIDMRELVEHAVDATAQLFSDRGAVVEADLADTVPVLKADHDRLLQVMINLLSNAAKFVPAQTGRVKVRLFVDEEGIRVDVADNGGGIAPELLPVVFEKFRQGGDAKARPQGTGLGLPISRQIVEHFGGRLWVSSKPGEGAIFSFVLPLASG is encoded by the coding sequence ATGCTGCCGGGCAGCGTCATCATCGGCGCCTCTGTTGGCTATCTGCTGGTGCTGTTCGCGGTGGCCTACTTTGGTGACCGTCGGGCCGACCAGGGGCGCTCGGTCATTTCCAACCCGTGGGTGTACTCGCTGTCGCTTGCAGTGTACTGCACCGCGTGGACCTATTTCGGCAGCGTGGGTCGAGCCGCCTCGGGCGGAATCTGGTTTCTGCCGATCTACCTCGGGCCCACACTCGGACTGGCGCTGTCATGGCTGATCGTGCTGAAAATGATCCGCATCGCCAAGACGAACCGGATTACATCGATTGCCGACTTCGTGGCCTCGCGCTACGGCAAGAGCCATCTGCTTGGTGGCCTGGTCACGGTGATCGCCGTGGTCGGCACCGTGCCCTACATCGCGCTGCAACTGAAAGCCATTTCGAGCGGGTACGCACTGCTCACGGGCGATCACGACGGCAACTTCCGGCCCTTGCACCTCGGTGGCTGGCTGGATGACAGCACCCTCTATCTTGCACTCACGCTGGCGGCCTTCACGGTGTTGTTCGGTACCCGCCACCTCGACACCACCGAGCGTCACGAAGGCATGGTGGCGGCGATCGCCTTCGAATCGGTGGTGAAGCTGCTCGCCTTTCTTGCGGTCGGCGTGTACGTCACCTACTTCCTTTACGACGGTATTGGCGACATCTACGCGCGCGCTTCGGCGCACCCCGAACTGCTGTCCTTGCTGAGTTTCGACGGGGTGGACAAGGGCGGCTACGGAGGCTGGTTCTCGCTGATGCTGCTGGCCATGCTGTCGATCATCTTCCTGCCGCGCCAGTTTCAGATCGTGGTGGTCGAGAACGTCAACGAGCAGCATCTGCGGCGCGCGAGCTGGATGTTTCCGGCCTACCTGCTGGCGATCAACATCTTCGTGATGCCGATTGCGCTCGGGGGCTTGCTGCATTTCGGTCGCGGCGTGGTCGACCCTGACACCTTCGTGCTCACCTTGCCGATGGTGACCGGCCAGATAGAGCTCGCCCTGCTGGTGTTCATTGGCGGACTGTCGGCGGCCACCGGCATGGTGATCGTCGAAACCATCGCGCTGTCGACCATGGTGTGCAACGATCTGGTGATGCCGCTGCTGCTGCGGCGCACCGAGGTTGCACGCAACGATGGCCGCGATCTTACCGGCCTGCTGTTGATGATCCGGCGCGGGGCCATTGTCGGCGTGATGTTGCTGGGTTATCTCTACTTCCGGCTCGCCGGCGAGGCCTATGCGCTGGTGAGCATCGGGCTGATCAGCTTCGCGGCGGTGGCGCAGTTTGCCCCGGCCATGCTGGGTGGCATGTACTGGCGTGGCGGCACCCGCGATGGCGCGCTGGCCGGGTTGCTTGCGGGTTTCCTGGTGTGGGGCTACACCCTGATGCTGCCCTCGTTCGCGAAATCGGGCTGGCTCGACATGAGCCTGCTCGCGCACGGTCCGTTCGGCATCGAGCTCCTGCGCCCCGAGCAGCTGTTTGGTTTGAGCGAGCTCGACAGCCTGAGCCATGCGCTGTTCTGGAGCCTGTTTGCAAACGTCGGCTGCTACGTGGCCGTGTCGCTGCTGCGTTCGCCTACCGGCGCCGAGGCCAGCCAGGCGACGCTGTTCGTCGACGTGTTCCGGCGCGGGCTGAGCACGCCGGCAAGCTTCTGGCGCACCGGTGCCGAGGTGCGCGAACTCATTCCGCTGGTTGCCCGTTTTCTTGGCCGGCACCGGACAGAAGAGGCGTTCGGACGTTACGCACGCTCGCATTCGCTTTCCAGCCCCGATCAGCTCAAGGCCGATCCCGAACTCGTCAACTTTGCCGAATCCTTGCTTGCGGGGGCGATCGGCAGCGCATCAGCCCGCGTGATGGTGTCCACCGTGGTTCAGGAGGAGCCGCTGGGCCTGGACGAGGTGATGGACATCCTCGATGAAGCCTCGCAGGTTCGCGCCTACTCGCATCAGCTCGAAGAGAAGTCGCGCGCGCTTGAAGCCGCCACTGCCGAATTGCGCGCCGCCAATGAACAGCTCAAGGAGTTCGACCGCCTCAAGGACGATTTCATGTCCTCGGTGACGCATGAGTTGCGGACCCCATTGACGTCCATCAGGGCGCTTTCCGAGATGATGCTGGATGATCCCAAGACGGATCTCGCCAACCGGAAACGTTTCCTCGGCATCATTGTTTCCGAGACCGAACGTCTGACACGCCTCGTCAATCAGGTGCTCGATCTGGCCAAGATCGAATCGGGCCACGCCGAATGGCACAATTCGGATATCGACATGCGTGAGCTCGTCGAGCACGCGGTGGATGCGACCGCGCAGTTGTTCAGCGACCGCGGTGCCGTGGTCGAAGCCGATCTGGCGGACACGGTGCCGGTGCTGAAGGCCGATCATGACCGGCTGCTGCAGGTCATGATCAACCTGCTGTCGAACGCCGCCAAGTTCGTGCCTGCGCAGACCGGCCGGGTGAAAGTGAGGTTGTTCGTAGACGAGGAAGGCATCCGTGTCGACGTGGCGGATAATGGAGGAGGAATCGCGCCCGAGTTGTTGCCGGTGGTGTTCGAGAAGTTCCGGCAGGGTGGGGACGCGAAGGCCCGGCCACAGGGTACGGGTCTGGGGCTGCCGATCAGCCGGCAGATCGTGGAGCATTTTGGAGGCCGGCTTTGGGTCAGCTCAAAGCCGGGAGAAGGCGCAATATTTTCGTTTGTGCTGCCGCTTGCATCGGGCTGA
- the acs gene encoding acetate--CoA ligase, which translates to MSNEQQVRIYNPTEEFKKNAAVSGMEAYEALVKEAADDYEGFWARNARELLDWKKPFTQVLDESNAPFFKWFADGELNVSYNCLDRNVNKGLGDKVAIIFEADNGEVTRVTYKDLLSRVSKFGNALRGMGVKKGDRVVIYLPMSIEGIVAMQACARIGATHSIVFGGFSAQALRDRINDAGAVALITSDGQFRGGKALPLKPIADEALGLGGCETIKNVVVVKRTGVDCAMEAGRDTWYHEAVASQSDVCEPEWVGAEHPLFLLYTSGSTGKPKGVQHSTGGYLLHAIMTMNYTFDIKPDDVFWCTADIGWVTGHTYITYGPLACGTTEIVFEGVPTYPDAGRFWKMIQDHKVTVFYTAPTAIRSLIKAADNNEAVHPKRYDLSSLRILGSVGEPINPAAWEWYYENVGGGRCPIVDTFWQTETGGHMITPLPGATPLVPGSCTLPFPGIQAAVVDETGTEVPWGQGGILVVKRPWPAMIRTIWGDPERFIKSYYPADFQGKLYLAGDGAIRDKDTGYFTITGRIDDVLNVSGHRMGTMEIESALVAHEKVAEAAVVGRPDDLTGEAIVAFVVLKGARPTGEEAKAVIKELQTWVGHEIGPIAKPKDIRFGENLPKTRSGKIMRRLLRQLAKGEEITQDISTLENPGILSQLKG; encoded by the coding sequence TGGAAGAAGCCTTTCACCCAGGTGCTTGACGAGAGCAATGCGCCGTTCTTCAAGTGGTTTGCCGACGGCGAACTGAACGTCTCCTACAACTGCCTCGACCGCAATGTGAACAAGGGTCTGGGCGACAAGGTCGCAATCATTTTCGAGGCTGACAACGGTGAAGTCACCCGTGTCACCTACAAGGATCTGCTGTCCCGCGTTTCCAAGTTTGGTAACGCCCTGCGCGGCATGGGCGTCAAGAAGGGTGACCGCGTCGTCATCTATCTGCCGATGTCGATCGAAGGCATCGTCGCCATGCAGGCCTGCGCCCGTATCGGCGCCACGCACTCCATCGTGTTCGGCGGCTTCTCCGCCCAGGCCCTGCGCGACCGTATCAACGATGCTGGCGCTGTTGCCCTGATTACCTCCGACGGTCAGTTCCGCGGTGGCAAGGCACTGCCGCTGAAGCCGATCGCCGACGAAGCGCTCGGCCTCGGTGGCTGCGAAACGATCAAGAACGTCGTCGTGGTCAAGCGCACCGGCGTCGATTGCGCCATGGAAGCTGGACGCGACACCTGGTATCACGAAGCCGTCGCCAGTCAGTCTGACGTCTGCGAACCGGAGTGGGTGGGTGCCGAGCATCCGCTGTTCCTGCTCTACACCTCGGGTTCGACCGGCAAGCCGAAGGGTGTTCAGCACTCCACCGGCGGCTACCTGCTGCACGCCATCATGACCATGAACTACACCTTCGACATCAAGCCTGACGATGTCTTCTGGTGTACGGCCGATATCGGCTGGGTCACGGGTCACACCTACATCACCTACGGCCCGCTCGCCTGCGGCACGACCGAGATCGTGTTCGAAGGCGTGCCGACCTACCCGGATGCCGGCCGTTTCTGGAAGATGATCCAGGACCACAAGGTTACCGTGTTCTACACCGCTCCGACCGCGATCCGTTCGCTGATCAAGGCGGCAGACAACAACGAAGCCGTCCATCCCAAGCGTTACGACCTGAGCAGCCTGCGCATCCTCGGTTCGGTGGGTGAGCCGATCAACCCGGCTGCATGGGAGTGGTACTACGAGAACGTCGGTGGCGGCCGTTGCCCGATCGTCGATACCTTCTGGCAGACCGAGACCGGTGGCCACATGATCACCCCGCTGCCGGGCGCGACCCCGCTGGTGCCGGGTTCCTGCACGCTGCCCTTCCCGGGCATCCAGGCCGCAGTGGTCGACGAGACCGGCACCGAAGTGCCCTGGGGCCAGGGCGGCATCCTGGTGGTCAAGCGTCCGTGGCCGGCCATGATCCGTACCATCTGGGGCGACCCCGAGCGTTTCATCAAGTCCTACTACCCGGCCGACTTCCAGGGCAAGCTGTACCTGGCTGGCGACGGCGCGATCCGCGACAAGGACACGGGCTACTTCACCATCACCGGCCGTATCGATGACGTGCTGAACGTTTCCGGTCACCGCATGGGCACGATGGAAATCGAATCCGCGCTGGTTGCTCACGAGAAAGTTGCCGAAGCCGCAGTCGTCGGCCGTCCGGACGACCTTACCGGCGAGGCGATCGTTGCCTTCGTGGTGCTCAAGGGCGCACGTCCGACCGGCGAGGAAGCCAAGGCCGTCATCAAGGAACTGCAGACCTGGGTTGGTCACGAAATCGGACCGATCGCCAAGCCGAAGGACATCCGCTTCGGTGAGAACCTGCCGAAGACCCGTTCCGGCAAGATCATGCGCCGTCTGCTGCGCCAGCTCGCCAAGGGCGAAGAGATCACGCAGGATATCTCGACGCTTGAGAACCCGGGGATTCTGTCACAGCTCAAGGGCTGA